DNA from Podarcis muralis chromosome 13, rPodMur119.hap1.1, whole genome shotgun sequence:
TATCTGCCTTGAACAGAAGGGATTCTCAGCACAGCAGAGAAGATATAGCCATAGGAAAGAAAGATGAACCCTCCACAAAATGAATCTACAATAAACCCAATGGCAAAGATCAAAATTTGGTTAACCTTTGTGTCAGTACAAGAAATCTTAAGCAACTGAGGGACATCACAGAAATACTGCCCAATAATATTGGACCCACAGAAATGTAGCCTGAAAGTGATAATGGTATGTAATGATGAATGGATTGCGCTGCTTATCCAGGAAGCAGCTGCCATTTGGATGCAGGCATCCCAGTTCATGATTAGCTCATACTGTAGAGGATGGCAGATTGCAGCATAGCGATCATAAGCCATGATAGTGAGCAAGGCAAGCTCAGAACCTGCAAAAGTGAAAACTAAGAAAACCTGTGCGACACAGCCAGCAAAAGAAATCCTTTTGTCATCTGACAAAGAAGCAGCTATGGATTTGGGAATAGTGGCTGAGATGTAGCAAATGTCTGATAATGATAGGTTGACCAGAAAGAAGTACATAGGAGTGTGCAGTTTGTGGTTCAGGGCAACAGCAATAGTGATTAGGAAATTCCCCACTAAGGCTGttaaataaatggagagaaatATCACAAAGTAAAACAATTGTTCTTCTCGATTACTGGAAAACCCCATCAGAAGAAATTCTGTCACTGTAGATTGGTTGGCCATCTTAATTCTTTAGTATTTCTTAAAACAATTTCTTGAAGAGCAGCT
Protein-coding regions in this window:
- the LOC144325333 gene encoding olfactory receptor 14A16-like; the encoded protein is MANQSTVTEFLLMGFSSNREEQLFYFVIFLSIYLTALVGNFLITIAVALNHKLHTPMYFFLVNLSLSDICYISATIPKSIAASLSDDKRISFAGCVAQVFLVFTFAGSELALLTIMAYDRYAAICHPLQYELIMNWDACIQMAAASWISSAIHSSLHTIITFRLHFCGSNIIGQYFCDVPQLLKISCTDTKVNQILIFAIGFIVDSFCGGFIFLSYGYIFSAVLRIPSVQGRYKAFSTCIPHLTVFSLFMSTAVFSYMRPKALSSTTMDLLSALLYNVLPPLMNPVIYSFRNKDIQEAVLKIPKRIRSLLA